In a single window of the Streptomyces sp. NBC_00353 genome:
- a CDS encoding acyl-CoA dehydrogenase family protein, translating to MDLTFTPDQDAFRAEARQWLRAHVPAEPLPSLETAEGFAAHREWEARLYADRWSVVSWPSAYGGRGADIFKWLIFEEEYYAAGGPGRVSQNGINLLAPTLFDHATDEQRARVLPPMASGEVIWAQAWSEPESGSDLASLRSRAVRTDGGWLLSGQKTWSSRAAFADRAFGIFRTDPEAAKPHHGLTYLMFDLSAPGVSVRPIGRLDGKPAFAELFLDEVFVPDEDIIGEPGQGWRIAMSATGDERGLTLRSPGRFLATADRLAELWRTHGDPSDTAMRDRVADAVIGARAYQLFTYAHASRFAAGEGGPPARTAPKAGGTGAESSLNKVFWSEYDIALHETALDLLGPDGELAEGEWAQGYVFSLAGPIYAGTNEIQRDIIAERLLGLPKGRR from the coding sequence ATGGATCTGACCTTCACCCCCGATCAGGACGCGTTCCGGGCCGAGGCCCGGCAGTGGCTCCGGGCCCATGTGCCCGCCGAACCGCTGCCCTCCCTGGAGACCGCGGAGGGTTTCGCCGCGCACCGGGAGTGGGAGGCGCGGCTGTACGCGGACCGCTGGTCGGTCGTCTCCTGGCCGTCCGCCTACGGCGGCCGGGGCGCCGACATCTTCAAGTGGCTGATCTTCGAGGAGGAGTACTACGCGGCGGGCGGCCCCGGCCGGGTCTCGCAGAACGGCATCAACCTGCTCGCCCCGACTCTCTTCGACCACGCGACGGACGAGCAGCGGGCCCGGGTCCTGCCGCCGATGGCCAGTGGCGAGGTGATCTGGGCGCAGGCCTGGTCCGAGCCGGAGTCGGGCTCGGACCTGGCGTCGCTGCGGTCGCGCGCGGTGCGCACGGACGGCGGCTGGCTGCTGTCGGGGCAGAAGACCTGGTCGTCACGGGCCGCGTTCGCGGACCGGGCGTTCGGGATCTTCCGTACGGACCCCGAGGCCGCGAAGCCGCACCACGGGCTGACGTATCTGATGTTCGACCTGTCGGCTCCGGGGGTCTCGGTCCGGCCGATCGGACGGCTCGACGGCAAGCCGGCCTTCGCCGAACTCTTCCTGGACGAGGTGTTCGTACCGGACGAGGACATCATCGGCGAGCCGGGCCAGGGCTGGCGTATCGCCATGTCGGCCACGGGCGACGAGCGCGGGCTGACGCTGCGCTCCCCCGGGCGCTTCCTGGCCACCGCGGACCGGCTGGCCGAGCTGTGGCGTACCCACGGCGACCCGTCGGACACGGCGATGCGGGACCGGGTCGCGGACGCGGTGATCGGGGCGCGCGCGTACCAGCTGTTCACGTACGCCCATGCGTCGCGCTTCGCGGCGGGCGAAGGGGGTCCGCCCGCTCGAACGGCGCCGAAAGCGGGGGGCACCGGCGCCGAGTCGAGTCTGAACAAGGTGTTCTGGTCGGAGTACGACATCGCGCTGCACGAGACGGCACTCGATCTGCTCGGCCCGGACGGCGAACTCGCGGAGGGCGAGTGGGCGCAGGGATACGTCTTCTCCCTCGCGGGCCCGATCTACGCCGGCACGAACGAGATCCAGCGGGACATCATCGCCGAGCGGCTGCTCGGCCTGCCGAAGGGACGGCGCTGA
- a CDS encoding SDR family oxidoreductase, giving the protein MSAPQYIPGHQLLTGRTAVITAAAGAGIGGATARKFLEEGARIVIGDAHARRLKETEQALAEEFGAANVTSLPCDVTDETQVQALFAHAEQAHGSLDIVVNNAGLGGTAELTEMTDAQWSKVLDVTLNGTFRCTRAALRSLRSAGRGGVVVNNASVVGWRAQTGQAHYAAAKAGVMALTRCAAVEAAAYGVRVNAVAPSLAMHPHLVKVTSAELLDELTGKEAFGRYAEPWEIANVIVFLASGYSSYMTGEVVPVSSQRA; this is encoded by the coding sequence GTGAGCGCACCGCAGTACATACCGGGACACCAGCTGCTGACCGGCCGCACCGCCGTCATCACTGCGGCGGCCGGCGCCGGGATCGGCGGCGCCACCGCCCGCAAATTCCTGGAGGAAGGCGCCCGCATCGTCATCGGTGACGCCCACGCCCGCCGGCTCAAGGAGACCGAGCAGGCGCTCGCCGAGGAGTTCGGCGCCGCGAACGTCACCTCACTGCCCTGCGACGTCACCGACGAGACCCAGGTCCAGGCCCTCTTCGCACACGCCGAACAGGCCCACGGCAGCCTCGACATCGTCGTCAACAACGCCGGACTCGGCGGTACCGCCGAGCTCACCGAGATGACCGACGCACAGTGGTCCAAGGTCCTCGACGTCACCCTGAACGGCACCTTCCGCTGCACCCGCGCCGCCCTGCGCTCCCTCAGGTCCGCGGGCCGCGGCGGTGTCGTCGTCAACAACGCCTCGGTCGTCGGCTGGCGCGCCCAGACCGGCCAGGCCCACTACGCGGCCGCGAAGGCGGGCGTCATGGCACTCACCCGGTGCGCCGCCGTCGAGGCCGCCGCATACGGCGTACGGGTCAACGCCGTCGCCCCCAGCCTCGCCATGCACCCGCACCTGGTGAAGGTCACCTCCGCCGAACTCCTCGACGAACTGACCGGCAAGGAGGCCTTCGGCCGGTATGCCGAACCGTGGGAGATCGCCAACGTCATCGTCTTCCTGGCCAGCGGCTACTCCTCGTACATGACGGGCGAAGTGGTCCCCGTCAGCAGCCAACGTGCCTGA
- a CDS encoding TetR/AcrR family transcriptional regulator: MPTKKKPQVIPSPERRRELLDTAAEVFAAQGYNATTVRRIADEAGMLAGSLYYHFDSKESMIDEILSTFLTELWEGYDAVLAAGLGPRETIEALVTESFREIDRHRAAVAIYQKESRHLATQPRFAYLVDSQQKFEKAWLGTLERGVAAEVFRADLDIRLTYRFVRDTVWVAASWYRPGGQHSPEEIARQYLSMVLDGIALDT, translated from the coding sequence GTGCCTACCAAGAAGAAGCCCCAGGTGATCCCTTCGCCCGAGCGGCGCCGGGAACTGCTCGACACCGCCGCCGAGGTCTTCGCCGCGCAGGGATACAACGCCACCACCGTCCGCAGGATCGCGGACGAGGCGGGCATGCTCGCGGGCAGCCTCTACTACCACTTCGATTCCAAGGAATCGATGATCGACGAGATCCTCTCGACCTTCCTCACCGAACTCTGGGAGGGGTACGACGCGGTGCTCGCCGCCGGCCTCGGCCCCCGCGAGACGATCGAGGCCCTCGTCACCGAGTCCTTCCGGGAGATCGACCGGCACCGCGCAGCCGTCGCCATCTACCAGAAGGAGTCCAGACACCTCGCCACCCAGCCGCGCTTCGCCTATCTCGTCGACTCCCAGCAGAAGTTCGAGAAGGCCTGGCTCGGCACGCTGGAACGCGGCGTCGCCGCCGAGGTCTTCCGCGCCGACCTCGACATCCGGCTCACGTACCGGTTCGTCCGCGACACCGTCTGGGTCGCGGCCTCCTGGTACCGGCCGGGCGGACAGCACAGTCCCGAGGAGATCGCCCGCCAGTACCTCTCGATGGTCCTGGACGGCATCGCCCTCGACACCTGA
- a CDS encoding acetyl-CoA C-acetyltransferase, with the protein MAEAYIVEAVRTPVGRRKGGLGAVHPADLGAHVLRALVERTGIDPAAVEDVVFGCLDTVGPQAGDIARTCWLAAGLPEEVPGVTIDRQCGSSQQAVHFAAQGVLSGTQDMVVAGGTQNMTQIPIAFASRRAAEPLGLTEGPYAGSEGWRARYGDQPVNQFHGAQLIAEKWGISRRDMEEFALRSHRRAIRAVDEGRFARETVAYADVTVDEGPRRDTTLEKMAALPPVLDGGTITAACSSQVSDGAAAMLIASERAVAEHGLTPRARIHHLSVRGEDPIRMLSAPIPATAYALKKAGMTIDDIDLVEINEAFAPVVLAWLKETGADPDKVNVNGGAIALGHPLGATGTRLMTTLLHELERTGGRYGLQTMCEGGGQANVTIIERL; encoded by the coding sequence ATGGCCGAGGCCTACATCGTCGAAGCGGTCCGCACCCCCGTCGGCCGCCGGAAGGGTGGCCTCGGTGCCGTCCACCCCGCCGACCTCGGCGCCCATGTCCTGCGGGCTCTCGTCGAGCGCACCGGCATCGACCCGGCGGCCGTCGAGGACGTCGTCTTCGGCTGCCTCGACACCGTCGGACCGCAGGCCGGTGACATCGCCCGGACCTGCTGGCTGGCCGCCGGACTGCCCGAAGAGGTCCCCGGCGTCACCATCGACCGCCAGTGCGGCTCCTCGCAGCAGGCCGTCCACTTCGCCGCCCAGGGCGTCCTCTCCGGCACCCAGGACATGGTCGTCGCGGGCGGCACCCAGAACATGACGCAGATCCCGATCGCCTTCGCCTCCCGTCGGGCCGCCGAACCCCTCGGCCTCACCGAAGGTCCGTACGCGGGCAGCGAGGGCTGGCGCGCCCGGTACGGGGACCAGCCGGTCAACCAGTTCCACGGCGCCCAGCTGATCGCCGAGAAGTGGGGCATCAGCCGTCGCGACATGGAGGAGTTCGCGCTCCGCTCCCACCGGCGGGCGATCCGCGCCGTCGACGAGGGCCGCTTCGCCCGCGAGACCGTCGCGTACGCGGACGTCACCGTCGACGAGGGGCCGCGCCGCGACACCACCCTGGAGAAGATGGCCGCACTCCCGCCGGTCCTGGACGGCGGCACGATCACCGCCGCCTGCTCCTCCCAGGTCTCCGACGGGGCCGCAGCGATGCTCATCGCCTCCGAACGCGCCGTCGCCGAACACGGCCTCACCCCGCGCGCCCGCATCCACCACCTCTCGGTACGCGGCGAGGACCCCATCCGGATGCTGTCGGCGCCCATCCCGGCCACCGCGTACGCGCTGAAGAAGGCCGGCATGACCATCGACGACATCGACCTGGTCGAGATCAACGAGGCGTTCGCACCGGTGGTGCTGGCCTGGCTGAAGGAGACCGGCGCCGACCCGGACAAGGTCAACGTCAACGGCGGGGCGATCGCGCTCGGTCACCCACTCGGCGCCACCGGCACCCGACTGATGACGACGCTGCTGCACGAGCTGGAGCGCACGGGCGGCCGCTACGGCCTGCAGACCATGTGCGAGGGCGGCGGACAGGCGAACGTGACGATCATCGAAAGGCTCTGA